Proteins encoded in a region of the Mycoplasma mobile 163K genome:
- a CDS encoding spermidine/putrescine ABC transporter substrate-binding protein has translation MKNWQKISIIGSIIVSISAILIAPFAFKFSLPNAGFKPIIYNYADYISKDSRIILEKNFSYRTYNDAPQFKQQITEGKTIGGVSSDFQIAEFAIQNLIKPIDFNAFFGTTGIIYDENWAKDNYTDFVFQQMSNYDAFLQQKFIEQGKSLEEAKNLGQLWKWTIPYFTQDKVISFNVERLENLSAAEKQDWLKLSPEALNAKFAGMSYVDVFKKFRQLGAQKFAINDIHRQNNAIGSTYNPTNPSENNPDATGILNQANFRTQTDNFVKIVEEGTGFRINDPTRIELNPFNVEILSNLINPQRNDAVGVIYNGDAIQTLFTSFVFPEIYKNPNLIEKNPVRTIRVANPISLLDGFVVANKISPELEKQFLSTIYSAAFDGTYGLGEFQNGILASDLSVSTHTEIVGSATVVEAINKITAKDLIGENQYKKLANTNGFLNFNFVTYTPPTRYQNNIVLNHYYSDLVKNLYSGFKEFDIAKTTLIENWAKYIISINIPRLNSLKTLVISPTNNFINSISLSYYREKTTS, from the coding sequence ATGAAAAACTGACAAAAAATTTCTATTATAGGATCAATAATTGTATCAATTTCTGCAATTTTAATTGCCCCATTTGCATTTAAATTTAGTCTTCCAAATGCAGGATTTAAACCAATTATTTATAATTATGCAGATTATATTTCTAAAGATTCAAGAATAATTTTGGAAAAAAACTTTTCATATAGGACATATAATGATGCTCCACAATTCAAGCAACAGATTACTGAAGGTAAAACAATTGGAGGTGTGAGTAGTGATTTTCAAATTGCAGAATTCGCAATTCAAAATTTAATTAAACCAATTGATTTCAATGCTTTTTTTGGAACAACAGGAATTATTTATGATGAAAATTGAGCTAAAGATAATTATACTGATTTTGTATTTCAACAAATGTCTAATTATGATGCTTTTTTACAACAAAAATTTATAGAGCAAGGAAAATCACTAGAAGAGGCTAAAAATTTAGGTCAATTATGAAAATGAACAATCCCATATTTTACTCAAGATAAAGTAATTTCCTTTAATGTTGAAAGATTAGAGAATTTGAGTGCTGCAGAAAAACAAGATTGATTAAAATTATCTCCTGAAGCATTAAATGCTAAATTTGCAGGTATGTCTTATGTTGATGTTTTTAAAAAATTTAGACAATTAGGAGCACAAAAATTTGCTATCAATGATATTCATAGACAAAACAATGCAATTGGATCAACTTATAATCCAACTAATCCTTCAGAGAATAACCCTGATGCAACAGGGATACTAAATCAAGCAAATTTTAGAACTCAAACAGATAATTTTGTAAAAATTGTTGAAGAAGGAACAGGATTTAGAATCAATGATCCTACAAGAATTGAATTAAACCCTTTTAATGTAGAAATATTATCTAATTTAATCAACCCTCAAAGAAATGATGCTGTTGGAGTAATTTATAATGGAGATGCAATTCAAACACTTTTTACCTCCTTTGTTTTTCCTGAAATTTACAAAAACCCAAATTTGATAGAAAAAAATCCTGTAAGAACAATTAGAGTGGCTAATCCAATTTCTCTTTTAGATGGATTTGTAGTTGCTAACAAAATTAGTCCCGAATTAGAAAAGCAGTTTTTATCAACAATTTACAGTGCTGCTTTTGATGGGACTTATGGTTTAGGTGAATTTCAAAATGGAATTTTAGCAAGCGATTTAAGTGTTTCAACACACACAGAAATTGTAGGAAGTGCAACTGTTGTTGAAGCAATTAATAAAATTACTGCAAAGGATCTTATTGGTGAAAATCAGTATAAGAAATTAGCTAATACAAATGGATTTTTAAATTTTAATTTTGTGACATATACTCCACCTACTAGGTACCAAAATAATATTGTCCTAAATCATTATTATAGTGATTTAGTCAAAAATTTATATAGTGGTTTTAAAGAATTTGACATAGCTAAAACAACTCTTATTGAAAATTGAGCAAAATACATTATTTCAATAAATATTCCTCGGTTAAATAGTTTAAAAACTCTTGTTATTAGCCCCACAAATAATTTTATTAATTCCATTTCATTAAGTTATTATCGTGAAAAAACAACTTCTTAG